From Cervus canadensis isolate Bull #8, Minnesota chromosome 28, ASM1932006v1, whole genome shotgun sequence, one genomic window encodes:
- the ABCC10 gene encoding ATP-binding cassette sub-family C member 10 isoform X1, which produces MERFLARLCGTSALQPLPVWEGDTTGHCFTQLALSALPHAFLAVLSACHWGHPRNPDYTPHCSPGWRLRLAASILLSVFPLLDLLPVILPPGAGPGPRGLEVLAGGVAAVAWISHSLALWVLAHALHGRSRGPLALALAAFLPAPALVLTLLWHCQRGTLLPPLLAGPLSRLCLLILQLAALLAYGLGWAVPGQSREPWAQEPLLSEGQEPEVAEDGESWLSRFSYAWVAPLLARGARGELRQPQDTCRLPRRLHPTYLARVFQAHWQEGARLWRTLYGAFGRCYLALGLLKLVGAMLGFSGPLLLSLLVGFLEEGQEPLSHGLLYALGLTGGAVLGAVLQNQYGYEVRKVALQARGAVLNILYRKALQLGPRRPPAGEVLNLLGTDSERLLNFAGSFHEAWGLPLQLAITLYLLHQQVGVAFVGGLILALLLVPVNKVIATRIMASNQEMLQHKDARVKLVTELLSGMRVIKFFGWEQALGARVEACRVRELGRLRVIKYLDAACVYLWAALPVVISIVIFITYVLMGHQLTATKVFTALALVRMLILPLNNFPWVINGLLEAKVSLDRIQRFLDLPNHDPQAYYSPDLPTEPSTALELHEALFSWDPVGTSQETFISHLEVKKGMLVGIVGKVGCGKSSLLAAITGEMHRLRGQVAVWGLSKGFGLATQEPWIQFATIRDNILFGKTFDARLYKEVLEACALDEDLSILPAGDQTEVGEKGVTLSGGQRARIALARAVYQEKELYLLDDPLAAVDADVATHLLHRCILGALSHTTRLLCTHRTEYLEQADVVLLLEAGRLVRAGPPSEILPLVQAAPRAWAEDGQESDPATAQSMENPTKTKEGLEVEESESGRLRQEESKKEGAVAFHVYRAYWRAVGWGMALAILFSLLLMQATRNAADWWLSHWISELKAAKNSSQEAPAPIRPGSAGLLSAQLLLFSPGSLYTSVSPLPKAAPNGSSDLRFYLTVYGTIAGVNSLCTLLRAVLFAAGTLRAAATLHRRLLGRVLMAPVTFFDSTPTGRVLNRFSSDVACADDSLPFILNILLANAAGLLGLLAVLGFGLPWLLLLLPPLSVIYYRVQSHYRASSRELRRLGSLTLSPLYTHLADTLAGLPVLRAAGATYRFEEENQRLLELNQRCQFAASATMQWLDIRLQLMGAAVVSAIAGIALVQHQQGLANPGLVGLSLSYALSLTGLLSGLVSSFTQTEAMLVSIERLEEYSCDLPQEPRGQRPQLGIGWLSQGSVEFQDVVLVYRPGLPNALDGVTFRVQPGEKLGIVGRTGSGKSSLLLVLFRLLEPSSGQVLLDGVDTSQLELAELRSQLAIIPQEPFLFSGTVRENLDPRGLYEDGALWQALEQCHLSEVIESMGGLDGELGERGRRLSLGQRQLLCLARALLTDAKILCIDEATASVDQKTDQLLQQTISKRFANKTVLTIAHRLNTILNSDRVLVMHAGRVAELGSPAALRTQPHSLFQQLLQSSPQGARSSP; this is translated from the exons ATGGAGAGGTTCCTGGCCAGGTTGTGCGGCACCAGCGCGTTGCAGCCGCTCCCGGTGTGGGAGGGGGACACCACCGGCCACTGCTTCACCCAGCTGGCGCTCAGCGCCCTGCCCCACGCGTTCCTGGCCGTGCTCAGTGCTTGCCACTGGGGCCACCCGAG GAATCCAGATTACACCCCACACTGCAGTCCCGGCTGGCGCCTCCGACTCGCAGCCTCCATCCTGCTCTCCGTCTTTCCACTGCTCGACCTGCTTCCAGTCATTTTGCCACCAGGGGCAGGCCCAGGGCCCAGAGGGCTCGAGGTGCTGGCAGGGGGCGTGGCGGCCGTGGCCTGGATCAGCCACAGCCTGGCCCTGTGGGTGTTGGCTCATGCCCTGCATGGCCGCTCCCGGGGGCCCCTGGCCTTGGCTCTGGCTGCCTTCctgccagccccagccctggtgcTGACCCTGCTGTGGCACTGCCAGCGAGGCACACTCCTGCCACCGCTTCTCGCAGGGCCCCTCTCCCGCCTGTGTCTCCTCATCCTGCAGCTGGCTGCTCTCTTGGCCTATGGACTGGGCTGGGCAGTCCCCGGGCAGTCACGGGAACCCTGGGCCCAGGAGCCCCTCCTCTCTGAGGGCCAGGAGCCCGaggtagctgaagatggagagagCTGGCTGTCCCGCTTTTCCTACGCCTGGGTGGCACCGTTGCTGGCCCGCGGGGCCCGGGGGGAGCTCCGGCAGCCCCAGGACACTTGCCGCCTCCCCCGCAGGCTGCACCCAACCTACCTAGCCCGTGTCTTCCAGGCGCACTGGCAGGAGGGGGCCCGGCTGTGGAGGACCCTGTATGGGGCCTTTGGGCGCTGCTACCTGGCTCTTGGACTGCTCAAGCTGGTGGGGGCCATGCTGGGATTCTCGGGGCCCTTGTTGCTGTCCCTCCtggtgggcttcctggaggaggggcaaGAGCCACTAAGCCACGGCCTGCTCTATGCCCTGGGGCTCACCGGTGGAGCTGTTCTGGGAGCCGTGCTGCAGAATCAGTATGGGTATGAGGTTCGGAAGGTGGCTCTTCAGGCACGGGGGGCTGTGCTGAACATCCTGTACCGAAAGGCTTTACAGCTGGGGCCCAGACGCCCTCCTGCCGGGGAGGTCCTAAACTTACTAGGCACCGACTCTGAGCGGCTGCTCAACTTTGCTGGGAGCTTTCACGAGGCCTGGGGCCTGCCCCTGCAACTGGCCATCACCCTCTATCTGCTGCACCAGCAGGTGGGCGTGGCCTTCGTGGGTGGTCTGATCCTGGCGCTGCTGCTGGTACCCGTCAACAAAGTGATTGCCACCCGCATCATGGCCAGCAACCAGGAGATGCTACAGCACAAGGACGCACGGGTTAAG CTCGTGACAGAGCTGCTGAGTGGCATGCGTGTCATCAAGTTCTTCGGGTGGGAGCAGGCGCTGGGGGCCCGCGTAGAGGCCTGCCGAGTTCGAGAGCTGGGGCGACTCCGGGTCATCAAGTACCTGGATGCGGCCTGTGTGTACCTGTGGGCTGCCCTGCCAGTCGTCATCTCCATCGTCATCTTTATCACCTACGTCCTCATGGGTCACCAGCTCACTGCCACCAAG GTGTTCACCGCCCTGGCACTGGTGCGCATGCTCATTCTTCCCCTCAACAACTTCCCTTGGGTGATCAATGGCCTCCTCGAGGCCAAAGTGTCCCTGGACCGGATCCAGCGTTTCCTCGACCTTCCCAACCATGACCCCCAGGCCTACTACAGCCCAG ATCTCCCGACAGAGCCATCTACAGCCCTGGAGCTGCACGAAGCCTTGTTCTCTTGGGACCCAGTTGGAACCAGCCAGGAGACCTTCATCAGTCACCTCGAAGTGAAAAAG GGAATGCTGGTGGGCATCGTGGGGAAGGTGGGCTGCGGGAAGAGCTCGCTGCTGGCTGCCATCACTGGGGAGATGCACAG GCTCCGCGGGCAGGTGGCAGTGTGGGGGCTATCCAAAGGCTTCGGCCTGGCCACCCAGGAACCCTGGATCCAGTTTGCCACCATCCGAGACAACATTCTCTTTGGGAAGACGTTTGATGCCCGGCTGTACAAGGAAGTGCTGGAGGCCTGCGCCCTCGATGAGGACCTCAGC ATTCTGCCTGCTGGGGACCAGACGGAGGTGGGGGAGAAAGGCGTGACCCTCAGCGGGGGACAGCGGGCCCGGATTGCCCTGGCTCGTGCCGTCTACCAG gagaaGGAGCTCTATCTCCTTGACGACCCTCTGGCCGCCGTGGATGCAGACGTGGCCACCCATCTGCTGCACAGGTGCATCCTGGGAGCGCTGAGCCACACCACGCGGCTGCTCTGCACCCACCGCACCGAGTACCTGGAGCAGGCGGACGTGGTGCTGCTGCTGGAGGCTGGGCGTCTCGTCCGGGCCG GGCCTCCCTCTGAGATCCTGCCATTGGTACAAGCTGCCCCGAGAGCCTGGGCTGAGGATGGACAAGAGTCTGACCCAG CCACAGCCCAGTCCATGGAGAACCCAACGAAGACAAaggaggggctggaggtggaggAGAGCGAGTCTGGCCGGCTGCGGCAGGAGGAAAGCAAGAAGGAGGGCGCCGTGGCCTTCCACGTGTACCGCGCCTACTGGAGGGCCGTGGGCTGGGGCATGGCTCTCGCCATCCTCTTTTCTCTGCTCCTCATGCAAG CCACCAGGAACGCGGCAGACTGGTGGCTCTCCCACTGGATCTCTGAGCTGAAGGCCGCCAAGAATAGCTCCCAGGAGGCGCCGGCCCCTATCAGGCCGGGCTCGGCGGGGCTGCTGTCCGCCCAGCTGCTCCTCTTCTCCCCTGGGAGCCTCTA caCCTCAGTGTCCCCACTGCCCAAAGCTGCCCCCAATGGCTCCTCAGACCTCCGTTTCTACCTCACCGTGTACGGGACCATCGCTGGTGTCAACTCCCTCTGCACCCTCCTCCGGGCCGTGCTCTTCGCGGCAGGCACCCTCCGAGCGGCCGCCACCCTGCATCGCCGCCTCCTGGGCCGAGTCCTCATG GCTCCTGTGACTTTCTTCGACTCCACGCCCACGGGCCGGGTCCTCAACCGCTTCTCCTCTGATGTGGCCTGTGCGGATGACAGCCTGCCCTTCATCCTCAACATCCTGCTGGCCAACGCGGCAGGCCTGCTGGGCctcctggctgtgctgggcttcggcctgccctggctgctgctgctgctgccacctcTGAGCGTCATCTACTATCGCGTGCAGAGCCACTACAGGGCCTCCTCGCGGGAGCTGCGGCGCCTGGGCAGCCTCACCCTGTCTCCCCTCTACACCCACCTGGCCGACACCTTGGCTGGCCTCCCTGTGCTCCGGGCCGCCGGGGCCACCTACAG GTTTGAGGAGGAGAACCAGAGACTCCTGGAGCTCAACCAGAGGTGCCAGTTTGCCGCCAGCGCCACGATGCAGTGGCTGGACATccggctacagctcatgggggcCGCGGTGGTCAGCGCCATCGCGGGCATCGCCCTGGTGCAGCATCAGCAGGGCCTCGCCAACCCAG gactGGTGGGCTTGTCACTGTCCTATGCCCTGTCCCTGACGGGCCTGCTCTCAGGGCTGGTGAGCAGCTTCACGCAGACAGAAGCCATGCTGGTGAGCATCGAGCGGCTGGAAGAGTACTCCTGTGACCTGCCGCAGGAGCCCCGGGGCCAGCGGCCACAG CTGGGCATCGGCTGGCTGAGCCAGGGGAGCGTGGAGTTCCAGGATGTGGTGCTGGTGTACCGGCCAGGGCTGCCCAACGCCCTGGATGGGGTGACCTTCCGCGTGCAGCCTGGAGAGAAGCTGGGCATCGTGGGCCGCACGGGCTCTGGCAAGTCTTCCCTGTTGTTGGTGCTCTTCCGGCTGCTGGAGCCCAGTTCCGGGCAAGTGCTGCTGGACGGCGTGGACACCAGCCAGCTGGAGCTGGCCGAGCTCAG GTCCCAGCTGGCGATCATCCCCCAGGAGCCCTTTTTGTTCAGCGGGACTGTGCGGGAAAACCTGGACCCCCGGGGCCTGTATGAGGACGGGGCCCTATGGCAGGCCCTGGAACAGTGCCACCTGAGTGAGGTGATCGAGTCTATGG GTGGTCTGGATGGTGAGCTGGGCGAGAGGGGCCGGCGCTTATCTCTGGGGCAGAGGCAGCTGCTGTGTCTGGCCAGGGCTCTCCTCACAGATGCCAAG ATCTTGTGCATTGATGAGGCCACAGCAAGCGTGGACCAGAAGACAGACCAGCTGCTCCAGCAAACCATCAGCAAACGGTTTGCCAACAAGACAGTGCTGACCATCGCCCACAG GCTCAACACGATCCTGAACTCCGACCGCGTGCTGGTGATGCACGCGGGGAGGGTGGCGGAGCTGGGCTCCCCTGCCGCCCTGCGCACTCAGCCCCACTCGCTGTTCCAGCAGCTGCTGCAGAGCAGCCCGCAGGGAGCGCGCTCCTCCCCGTGA
- the ABCC10 gene encoding ATP-binding cassette sub-family C member 10 isoform X2 — protein sequence MERFLARLCGTSALQPLPVWEGDTTGHCFTQLALSALPHAFLAVLSACHWGHPRNPDYTPHCSPGWRLRLAASILLSVFPLLDLLPVILPPGAGPGPRGLEVLAGGVAAVAWISHSLALWVLAHALHGRSRGPLALALAAFLPAPALVLTLLWHCQRGTLLPPLLAGPLSRLCLLILQLAALLAYGLGWAVPGQSREPWAQEPLLSEGQEPEVAEDGESWLSRFSYAWVAPLLARGARGELRQPQDTCRLPRRLHPTYLARVFQAHWQEGARLWRTLYGAFGRCYLALGLLKLVGAMLGFSGPLLLSLLVGFLEEGQEPLSHGLLYALGLTGGAVLGAVLQNQYGYEVRKVALQARGAVLNILYRKALQLGPRRPPAGEVLNLLGTDSERLLNFAGSFHEAWGLPLQLAITLYLLHQQVGVAFVGGLILALLLVPVNKVIATRIMASNQEMLQHKDARVKLVTELLSGMRVIKFFGWEQALGARVEACRVRELGRLRVIKYLDAACVYLWAALPVVISIVIFITYVLMGHQLTATKVFTALALVRMLILPLNNFPWVINGLLEAKVSLDRIQRFLDLPNHDPQAYYSPDLPTEPSTALELHEALFSWDPVGTSQETFISHLEVKKGMLVGIVGKVGCGKSSLLAAITGEMHRLRGQVAVWGLSKGFGLATQEPWIQFATIRDNILFGKTFDARLYKEVLEACALDEDLSILPAGDQTEVGEKGVTLSGGQRARIALARAVYQEKELYLLDDPLAAVDADVATHLLHRCILGALSHTTRLLCTHRTEYLEQADVVLLLEAGRLVRAGPPSEILPLVQAAPRAWAEDGQESDPATAQSMENPTKTKEGLEVEESESGRLRQEESKKEGAVAFHVYRAYWRAVGWGMALAILFSLLLMQAPSPPPSTSVSPLPKAAPNGSSDLRFYLTVYGTIAGVNSLCTLLRAVLFAAGTLRAAATLHRRLLGRVLMAPVTFFDSTPTGRVLNRFSSDVACADDSLPFILNILLANAAGLLGLLAVLGFGLPWLLLLLPPLSVIYYRVQSHYRASSRELRRLGSLTLSPLYTHLADTLAGLPVLRAAGATYRFEEENQRLLELNQRCQFAASATMQWLDIRLQLMGAAVVSAIAGIALVQHQQGLANPGLVGLSLSYALSLTGLLSGLVSSFTQTEAMLVSIERLEEYSCDLPQEPRGQRPQLGIGWLSQGSVEFQDVVLVYRPGLPNALDGVTFRVQPGEKLGIVGRTGSGKSSLLLVLFRLLEPSSGQVLLDGVDTSQLELAELRSQLAIIPQEPFLFSGTVRENLDPRGLYEDGALWQALEQCHLSEVIESMGGLDGELGERGRRLSLGQRQLLCLARALLTDAKILCIDEATASVDQKTDQLLQQTISKRFANKTVLTIAHRLNTILNSDRVLVMHAGRVAELGSPAALRTQPHSLFQQLLQSSPQGARSSP from the exons ATGGAGAGGTTCCTGGCCAGGTTGTGCGGCACCAGCGCGTTGCAGCCGCTCCCGGTGTGGGAGGGGGACACCACCGGCCACTGCTTCACCCAGCTGGCGCTCAGCGCCCTGCCCCACGCGTTCCTGGCCGTGCTCAGTGCTTGCCACTGGGGCCACCCGAG GAATCCAGATTACACCCCACACTGCAGTCCCGGCTGGCGCCTCCGACTCGCAGCCTCCATCCTGCTCTCCGTCTTTCCACTGCTCGACCTGCTTCCAGTCATTTTGCCACCAGGGGCAGGCCCAGGGCCCAGAGGGCTCGAGGTGCTGGCAGGGGGCGTGGCGGCCGTGGCCTGGATCAGCCACAGCCTGGCCCTGTGGGTGTTGGCTCATGCCCTGCATGGCCGCTCCCGGGGGCCCCTGGCCTTGGCTCTGGCTGCCTTCctgccagccccagccctggtgcTGACCCTGCTGTGGCACTGCCAGCGAGGCACACTCCTGCCACCGCTTCTCGCAGGGCCCCTCTCCCGCCTGTGTCTCCTCATCCTGCAGCTGGCTGCTCTCTTGGCCTATGGACTGGGCTGGGCAGTCCCCGGGCAGTCACGGGAACCCTGGGCCCAGGAGCCCCTCCTCTCTGAGGGCCAGGAGCCCGaggtagctgaagatggagagagCTGGCTGTCCCGCTTTTCCTACGCCTGGGTGGCACCGTTGCTGGCCCGCGGGGCCCGGGGGGAGCTCCGGCAGCCCCAGGACACTTGCCGCCTCCCCCGCAGGCTGCACCCAACCTACCTAGCCCGTGTCTTCCAGGCGCACTGGCAGGAGGGGGCCCGGCTGTGGAGGACCCTGTATGGGGCCTTTGGGCGCTGCTACCTGGCTCTTGGACTGCTCAAGCTGGTGGGGGCCATGCTGGGATTCTCGGGGCCCTTGTTGCTGTCCCTCCtggtgggcttcctggaggaggggcaaGAGCCACTAAGCCACGGCCTGCTCTATGCCCTGGGGCTCACCGGTGGAGCTGTTCTGGGAGCCGTGCTGCAGAATCAGTATGGGTATGAGGTTCGGAAGGTGGCTCTTCAGGCACGGGGGGCTGTGCTGAACATCCTGTACCGAAAGGCTTTACAGCTGGGGCCCAGACGCCCTCCTGCCGGGGAGGTCCTAAACTTACTAGGCACCGACTCTGAGCGGCTGCTCAACTTTGCTGGGAGCTTTCACGAGGCCTGGGGCCTGCCCCTGCAACTGGCCATCACCCTCTATCTGCTGCACCAGCAGGTGGGCGTGGCCTTCGTGGGTGGTCTGATCCTGGCGCTGCTGCTGGTACCCGTCAACAAAGTGATTGCCACCCGCATCATGGCCAGCAACCAGGAGATGCTACAGCACAAGGACGCACGGGTTAAG CTCGTGACAGAGCTGCTGAGTGGCATGCGTGTCATCAAGTTCTTCGGGTGGGAGCAGGCGCTGGGGGCCCGCGTAGAGGCCTGCCGAGTTCGAGAGCTGGGGCGACTCCGGGTCATCAAGTACCTGGATGCGGCCTGTGTGTACCTGTGGGCTGCCCTGCCAGTCGTCATCTCCATCGTCATCTTTATCACCTACGTCCTCATGGGTCACCAGCTCACTGCCACCAAG GTGTTCACCGCCCTGGCACTGGTGCGCATGCTCATTCTTCCCCTCAACAACTTCCCTTGGGTGATCAATGGCCTCCTCGAGGCCAAAGTGTCCCTGGACCGGATCCAGCGTTTCCTCGACCTTCCCAACCATGACCCCCAGGCCTACTACAGCCCAG ATCTCCCGACAGAGCCATCTACAGCCCTGGAGCTGCACGAAGCCTTGTTCTCTTGGGACCCAGTTGGAACCAGCCAGGAGACCTTCATCAGTCACCTCGAAGTGAAAAAG GGAATGCTGGTGGGCATCGTGGGGAAGGTGGGCTGCGGGAAGAGCTCGCTGCTGGCTGCCATCACTGGGGAGATGCACAG GCTCCGCGGGCAGGTGGCAGTGTGGGGGCTATCCAAAGGCTTCGGCCTGGCCACCCAGGAACCCTGGATCCAGTTTGCCACCATCCGAGACAACATTCTCTTTGGGAAGACGTTTGATGCCCGGCTGTACAAGGAAGTGCTGGAGGCCTGCGCCCTCGATGAGGACCTCAGC ATTCTGCCTGCTGGGGACCAGACGGAGGTGGGGGAGAAAGGCGTGACCCTCAGCGGGGGACAGCGGGCCCGGATTGCCCTGGCTCGTGCCGTCTACCAG gagaaGGAGCTCTATCTCCTTGACGACCCTCTGGCCGCCGTGGATGCAGACGTGGCCACCCATCTGCTGCACAGGTGCATCCTGGGAGCGCTGAGCCACACCACGCGGCTGCTCTGCACCCACCGCACCGAGTACCTGGAGCAGGCGGACGTGGTGCTGCTGCTGGAGGCTGGGCGTCTCGTCCGGGCCG GGCCTCCCTCTGAGATCCTGCCATTGGTACAAGCTGCCCCGAGAGCCTGGGCTGAGGATGGACAAGAGTCTGACCCAG CCACAGCCCAGTCCATGGAGAACCCAACGAAGACAAaggaggggctggaggtggaggAGAGCGAGTCTGGCCGGCTGCGGCAGGAGGAAAGCAAGAAGGAGGGCGCCGTGGCCTTCCACGTGTACCGCGCCTACTGGAGGGCCGTGGGCTGGGGCATGGCTCTCGCCATCCTCTTTTCTCTGCTCCTCATGCAAG ccccctccccaccacccagcaCCTCAGTGTCCCCACTGCCCAAAGCTGCCCCCAATGGCTCCTCAGACCTCCGTTTCTACCTCACCGTGTACGGGACCATCGCTGGTGTCAACTCCCTCTGCACCCTCCTCCGGGCCGTGCTCTTCGCGGCAGGCACCCTCCGAGCGGCCGCCACCCTGCATCGCCGCCTCCTGGGCCGAGTCCTCATG GCTCCTGTGACTTTCTTCGACTCCACGCCCACGGGCCGGGTCCTCAACCGCTTCTCCTCTGATGTGGCCTGTGCGGATGACAGCCTGCCCTTCATCCTCAACATCCTGCTGGCCAACGCGGCAGGCCTGCTGGGCctcctggctgtgctgggcttcggcctgccctggctgctgctgctgctgccacctcTGAGCGTCATCTACTATCGCGTGCAGAGCCACTACAGGGCCTCCTCGCGGGAGCTGCGGCGCCTGGGCAGCCTCACCCTGTCTCCCCTCTACACCCACCTGGCCGACACCTTGGCTGGCCTCCCTGTGCTCCGGGCCGCCGGGGCCACCTACAG GTTTGAGGAGGAGAACCAGAGACTCCTGGAGCTCAACCAGAGGTGCCAGTTTGCCGCCAGCGCCACGATGCAGTGGCTGGACATccggctacagctcatgggggcCGCGGTGGTCAGCGCCATCGCGGGCATCGCCCTGGTGCAGCATCAGCAGGGCCTCGCCAACCCAG gactGGTGGGCTTGTCACTGTCCTATGCCCTGTCCCTGACGGGCCTGCTCTCAGGGCTGGTGAGCAGCTTCACGCAGACAGAAGCCATGCTGGTGAGCATCGAGCGGCTGGAAGAGTACTCCTGTGACCTGCCGCAGGAGCCCCGGGGCCAGCGGCCACAG CTGGGCATCGGCTGGCTGAGCCAGGGGAGCGTGGAGTTCCAGGATGTGGTGCTGGTGTACCGGCCAGGGCTGCCCAACGCCCTGGATGGGGTGACCTTCCGCGTGCAGCCTGGAGAGAAGCTGGGCATCGTGGGCCGCACGGGCTCTGGCAAGTCTTCCCTGTTGTTGGTGCTCTTCCGGCTGCTGGAGCCCAGTTCCGGGCAAGTGCTGCTGGACGGCGTGGACACCAGCCAGCTGGAGCTGGCCGAGCTCAG GTCCCAGCTGGCGATCATCCCCCAGGAGCCCTTTTTGTTCAGCGGGACTGTGCGGGAAAACCTGGACCCCCGGGGCCTGTATGAGGACGGGGCCCTATGGCAGGCCCTGGAACAGTGCCACCTGAGTGAGGTGATCGAGTCTATGG GTGGTCTGGATGGTGAGCTGGGCGAGAGGGGCCGGCGCTTATCTCTGGGGCAGAGGCAGCTGCTGTGTCTGGCCAGGGCTCTCCTCACAGATGCCAAG ATCTTGTGCATTGATGAGGCCACAGCAAGCGTGGACCAGAAGACAGACCAGCTGCTCCAGCAAACCATCAGCAAACGGTTTGCCAACAAGACAGTGCTGACCATCGCCCACAG GCTCAACACGATCCTGAACTCCGACCGCGTGCTGGTGATGCACGCGGGGAGGGTGGCGGAGCTGGGCTCCCCTGCCGCCCTGCGCACTCAGCCCCACTCGCTGTTCCAGCAGCTGCTGCAGAGCAGCCCGCAGGGAGCGCGCTCCTCCCCGTGA
- the DLK2 gene encoding protein delta homolog 2, whose amino-acid sequence MPSGCRCLRLVCLLCILGAPVKPARGDDCSSLCDLAHGCCAPDGSCRCDPGWEGLHCERCVRMPGCQHGTCHQPWQCICHTGWAGKFCDKDEHICTTQSPCRNGGQCVYDGGGEYHCVCPPGFHGRDCERKAGPCEQAGSPCRNGGQCQDDQGFALNFTCRCLAGFVGARCEVNVDDCLMRPCANGATCLDGINRFSCLCPEGFTGRFCTINLDDCASRPCQRGARCRDRVHDFDCLCPSGYGGKTCELVLPVLGPASTADTPPGPTLAVLVPATGPIPHSVGAGLLRISVKEVVRRQEAGLGEPSLVAVVVFGAVTAALVLSTVLLTLRAWRRGFCPPGPCCYPALHHAPARQDQECQVSMLPAGFPLPPDLPPESGKTTAL is encoded by the exons ATGCCCAGCGGCTGCCGCTGCTTACGTCTCGTGTGCCTGTTGTGCATCCTAGGGGCACCCGTAAAGCCTGCCCGAG GCGATGACTGCAGCTCCCTCTGTGACCTGGCTCACGGCTGCTGTGCGCCTGACGGCTCCTGCAG GTGTGACCCAGGCTGGGAGGGGCTGCACTGTGAGCGCTGTGTGAGAATGCCTGGCTGCCAGCATGGTACCTGCCACCAGCCCTGGCAGTGCATCTGTCACACGGGCTGGGCAGGCAAGTTCTGTGACAAAG ATGAACACATCTGTACCACGCAGTCCCCCTGCCGGAACGGAGGCCAGTGCGTGTATGATGGGGGCGGTGAGTACCACTGTgtgtgcccaccaggcttccaCGGGCGTGATTGTGAGCGCAAGGCCGGACCCTGTGAGCAGGCAGG CTCCCCATGCCGGAACGGCGGGCAGTGCCAGGACGACCAGGGCTTTGCCCTCAACTTCACCTGCCGCTGCCTGGCGGGCTTTGTGGGTGCCCGCTGCGAAGTGAACGTGGATGACTGTCTGATGCGGCCTTGTGCTAACGGCGCCACATGCCTGGACGGCATCAACCGTTTCTCCTGCCTCTGCCCCGAGGGCTTCACTGGGCGCTTCTGCACCATCAACCTGGATGACTGTGCCAGCCGCCCCTGCCAGAGAGGGGCCCGCTGTCGGGACCGGGTCCACGACTTTGACTGTCTCTGCCCCAGCGGCTATGGTGGCAAGACTTGTGAGCTAGTCTTACCCGTCCTGGGTCCTGCCAGCACAGCGGACACCCCCCCAGGGCCCACCTTGGCTGTGCTGGTACCCGCCACGGGGCCCATCCCTCACAGCGTGGGCGCTGGCCTGCTGCGCATCTCTGTGAAGGAGGTGGTGCGGCGGCAAGAGGCCGGGCTGGGCGAGCCCAGCCTTGTGGCTGTGGTGGTATTTGGGGCCGTCACTGCCGCCCTGGTCCTGTCCACGGTGTTGCTGACCCTGAGGGCCTGGCGCCGGGGTTTCTGCCCCCCTGGACCCTGCTGCTACCCTGCCCTACACCATGCACCAGCGCGCCAGGACCAGGAGTGTCAGGTTAGCATGTTGCCGGCAGGGTTCCCTCTGCCGCCTGACCTGCCCCCCGAGTCTGGGAAGACCACCGCTCTGTGA